The Saccharopolyspora gloriosae genome has a segment encoding these proteins:
- a CDS encoding sugar-binding transcriptional regulator has product MGPERQMLAALVATKHYFEKQTKSQIAEELALSRFQVARLLEAAHVEGIVRITVELPSGVDAELSDRLRRRFGLKRALAVVTADDPATRRRQLGQVAADLLADVVTEDDCLGVAWGRTLGSIPAALTRLATCPVVQLTGVAGSVSENTVELVRQMSAVSGGPATPIYAPFVVADTATAHGLRSQPGIARALELHRTVTRAVVGVGSWDPPDSKLHDSLPVEERRVLLGKGVQAEVCGTLLNAQGGVVSGLENRCIAIPAELLRKVPEVIAVGGGATKIKAMLAAIRSGLIHGLVTDATAANELLSLE; this is encoded by the coding sequence GTGGGTCCGGAGCGGCAGATGCTGGCCGCGCTCGTCGCGACGAAGCACTACTTCGAGAAGCAGACGAAATCCCAGATCGCCGAGGAACTCGCGCTGTCCCGGTTTCAAGTCGCGCGGCTGCTCGAAGCGGCGCACGTGGAAGGCATCGTGCGCATCACCGTGGAGCTTCCCTCCGGTGTGGACGCCGAGCTCTCGGACCGGCTTCGCCGCCGTTTCGGGCTCAAGCGCGCACTCGCCGTGGTCACCGCCGACGATCCGGCGACGCGCCGGAGGCAGCTCGGGCAGGTCGCGGCCGACCTGCTCGCCGACGTGGTGACCGAGGACGACTGCCTCGGCGTCGCCTGGGGGCGCACGCTCGGCTCGATTCCCGCCGCGCTCACCAGGCTGGCGACCTGCCCGGTGGTCCAGCTGACGGGCGTCGCCGGTTCCGTCTCGGAGAACACCGTTGAACTGGTGCGGCAGATGTCCGCGGTCAGCGGCGGTCCGGCGACCCCGATCTACGCGCCCTTCGTCGTCGCCGACACCGCGACGGCCCACGGACTGCGCAGCCAGCCCGGAATCGCCCGCGCGCTCGAGCTGCACCGGACGGTGACCCGGGCAGTGGTCGGGGTCGGCAGCTGGGACCCGCCCGATTCGAAACTGCACGACTCGTTGCCGGTGGAGGAGCGGCGAGTGTTGCTCGGCAAGGGCGTGCAGGCCGAGGTGTGCGGGACGCTGCTCAACGCGCAGGGCGGGGTGGTCAGCGGGCTCGAGAACCGCTGCATCGCCATCCCGGCGGAACTCCTGCGGAAGGTCCCCGAGGTCATCGCCGTGGGCGGCGGGGCCACGAAGATCAAGGCCATGCTCGCCGCGATCCGATCCGGCCTCATCCACGGCCTCGTCACCGACGCCACCGCCGCCA